In Candidatus Vogelbacteria bacterium, the following proteins share a genomic window:
- a CDS encoding 50S ribosomal protein L25, whose amino-acid sequence MTITLKAESRTIFGKALKGPKEAGKLPVVIYGPKESPQNFFVETKEFKKVFRNAGESSVVTLDTPEGEKDTLIKDVAMHPVSGEPVHVDFYVIEKGKKVEVAVPLVFVGESPAVKNLNGTLVKVIHELEIEAMPKDLPHEIEVDISSLVDFDSRILVKDLKIPQGVEVMVDGEETVALAGEAGEEVLETAEPVDLSAIELTEKKGKKDEEGEEGAE is encoded by the coding sequence ATGACTATCACCCTTAAAGCGGAGTCCCGGACCATCTTTGGTAAGGCTCTCAAAGGACCAAAAGAAGCTGGTAAATTGCCAGTGGTTATTTATGGTCCTAAAGAATCACCTCAAAACTTTTTTGTAGAAACTAAAGAATTTAAAAAAGTATTTCGTAATGCTGGTGAATCTTCGGTTGTTACTTTAGATACACCAGAGGGAGAAAAAGATACTCTTATTAAAGACGTAGCAATGCATCCAGTTTCTGGCGAGCCTGTTCATGTTGATTTTTATGTCATCGAAAAAGGTAAGAAAGTGGAAGTGGCGGTGCCTCTAGTGTTTGTAGGTGAATCTCCAGCTGTAAAAAACCTTAACGGTACTCTAGTTAAAGTTATTCACGAGTTAGAGATTGAAGCGATGCCTAAAGATCTGCCTCACGAAATTGAAGTTGATATTTCTAGTCTAGTTGATTTCGATAGTCGAATTTTGGTTAAAGATCTAAAAATTCCTCAGGGGGTTGAAGTAATGGTTGACGGTGAAGAGACTGTGGCTTTAGCTGGTGAGGCTGGTGAAGAAGTGTTAGAAACGGCTGAGCCGGTTGATTTATCGGCTATTGAGTTGACTGAGAAAAAAGGTAAGAAGGATGAAGAAGGGGAAGAAGGAGCTGAATAA
- a CDS encoding lytic murein transglycosylase, with amino-acid sequence MILNLKNQTCLFSLLVGLLLFGIYTPANAQLTPERKAQLEAQLVQVEKDIAANQSLLSSKQKEASSISRDIDILTYKINQAKLNIKAKQLEIQRLGGDINKKSQVITSLSQKIDAEKLSLAELLRKTRELDRASVTEVVLGNNNVSDIFADLDSFNFVQETMHQSFAAIRNNQNQTTKEKVGLEKKRDAELDAKQVIEQEKRNIEQAEKEKQRLLSVSKSEAKVYQSVLASKEAERASIRSALFNLRDSGQIQFGQALEYANVASKGTGVRAAFILAIITQESNLGQNVGTCNRPGDPESKNYKNVMHPTRDIAPFLAITKELGIDPSTQPVSCPFGGGYGGAMGPSQFIPSTWIMYKDKIGAITGNKPPSPWNARDAFTATSLLVRDLGAATQNYSDERRAALRYYAGGNWANPKNAFYGNSVMQIATKYQAQINVLQGS; translated from the coding sequence ATGATTTTAAATTTAAAAAACCAAACCTGTTTGTTTAGCTTACTTGTGGGACTGTTATTATTTGGTATTTACACACCAGCTAATGCTCAACTAACCCCTGAACGGAAAGCTCAACTAGAAGCTCAGTTGGTCCAGGTGGAAAAAGATATCGCAGCTAATCAGTCATTGTTGTCTAGTAAGCAAAAAGAAGCTTCAAGTATTAGTCGTGATATTGATATTTTAACTTATAAAATTAATCAAGCTAAATTAAATATCAAAGCCAAGCAGTTGGAAATTCAACGTTTGGGTGGTGACATCAATAAAAAGTCACAGGTGATTACTTCTTTAAGTCAGAAAATTGATGCTGAGAAATTATCTCTAGCTGAGTTACTTCGTAAAACCAGAGAATTAGATAGGGCTTCTGTAACAGAAGTTGTTTTAGGAAATAATAATGTGTCAGACATTTTTGCCGACTTAGATTCGTTCAACTTTGTCCAAGAGACAATGCATCAGTCATTTGCGGCTATTAGAAATAATCAAAATCAAACCACGAAAGAAAAAGTTGGTTTAGAAAAAAAACGTGACGCTGAACTGGATGCTAAACAAGTAATTGAACAAGAAAAGAGAAATATTGAACAAGCAGAAAAAGAAAAACAACGACTATTGTCAGTTAGTAAAAGTGAGGCTAAAGTTTATCAATCTGTTTTGGCTAGTAAAGAAGCAGAGAGGGCTAGTATTAGAAGTGCTTTGTTTAATCTTCGTGATAGTGGGCAGATCCAGTTCGGTCAAGCTTTAGAGTACGCAAACGTGGCATCAAAGGGGACAGGGGTTAGAGCGGCTTTTATTTTGGCTATCATCACTCAAGAGTCAAATCTTGGCCAAAATGTAGGCACCTGTAACCGGCCAGGTGACCCGGAGAGTAAAAATTACAAAAATGTAATGCATCCGACCAGAGATATTGCTCCATTCTTGGCCATCACTAAAGAGTTAGGAATTGATCCATCCACTCAGCCAGTTTCTTGTCCATTTGGCGGAGGTTATGGTGGAGCAATGGGGCCATCACAATTTATTCCTTCAACCTGGATAATGTATAAAGACAAGATTGGAGCTATTACGGGTAATAAGCCACCTAGTCCTTGGAATGCTAGAGATGCCTTCACAGCTACTTCATTGTTGGTCCGTGACTTAGGGGCAGCCACTCAAAACTATTCTGATGAACGACGAGCTGCTCTTCGTTATTACGCTGGAGGTAATTGGGCTAATCCTAAAAACGCCTTTTATGGTAACTCGGTGATGCAAATTGCTACCAAATACCAGGCTCAGATTAATGTTCTGCAGGGGAGCTAG